TCGTCAGTATGAGGTGGTGTTTCGACCTGTATTTCGTAATCCGAATACTGCAGAAAGGGCTAGAAGAATTTATGAAATTTTTATATCGGAAGAAAATGGTTTTAAAAATTATTTGGAGGAAGATAAAAAAATCTCCGCTGATATTCGTGAAATCGCTGTTAAACTTAAGAGCCGTATAACGGATCTTAAGAAATCAGGGAAGATTAAGCCCGGCTCGGACTCGGAATTTCGTAACCTTGCGGAAAGTTATCGTAAACTGATTAAAAAAAGAGAATTCAAGTTCGAAGAGTTACAACCTAATAATTCCATCTTCGAAAAAACGGAAAAAAAGTGGAAAGAGGAATATCTTTCTTTGCAGGAGAAGGGTAAAAATACTTCAAAAGAAATTTTGGATTGGGAACAGAAATTGAAAACTCCTCCGAAAGAAGGAGAAAAAAAATTCAGCCAGGAGGAAATCCAGGATAAGATTCGAAACCTGGAAGCACTTGCGGAGGAAGTGAAAGATTCGATCGTTCGTATGGAAGTAGGTAAGGACGATTGGACCGGGTTCAAAGAACGAATATTAAACGATTCTTTTTTGGAAATTAGAAACGCCGCATTGGAAGATTTTGCATTTGTTCCGTTTAAAACGGGTCCTTCCGGACTAGTTCGTTATTATAAAGACAGTGAAGAAAGAAAAATAAACTCCGCCAAAGCGAAGTTATTTAGAGAATGGATTTTGTCGGGAAACTCGGAGACTGATTTACCGAAACCAAGAGGAAAGATTTCTTTCGCAGATTCGGGAATTTTGGTTCGAAGTAGAACGGAAGCGGAAGAAATGATGTGGGAACTGGATTCTACTCCGCTTCTTATTGCAAGTCAGGATGGTTCGGGATTGGTCTATGATCTTTTGCGAAAGGATTTACTCGGGTTTAATATCATAGTTTTGGATCGAACGGAAGGTTATCGTCAGATTAGAAACAACAGGGAGGAGTCTGTTCGTTATGCGGCGATCATAGGTGTTGTGGCAATTCTTCTCGCTTATCTACTTGCCTGGCTTTTTGTCCGTAAAATCAAAACGATCAGTAAAAAAACGGAAGAGATTGAAAGAGGAAATCTGGATGTGGAATTTCCTCCTGCCGGTTACGATGAAATCGGAATTTTGAGCGAATCTCTCAATGATATGGTTCATGGTTTAAAAGAGAGGGAAGAAATGCGGGGAGAACTTGCCGCCGCAGAAGAGATCCAGAAACGACTGTTACCCGAAAGATTGCCCACCGGATTGGAAGATAAGATCGAGCTGGCCGCATTTTATAAAGCAATGGCCGGCGTGGGTGGGGATTACTACGACTTTATCGAATTGGCGGATGGTAAGCTTGCTTTTTGTATTGGAGATGTTTCCAATCACGGAGTCGGTCCGGCCATTGTGATGGCACTTTTTCGGGCACAAATTCGATCTATCTTCAGAAGGGGAGAACGGAATTTAAAAAGAATTCTTTTGGAAGTCAATGCCAGTCTGTATGAAGACACTCCCGATCATATATTCGTTACTTTTTTTCTCGGAGTATTCGATCCTTCCAGCTCGCAAGTGGAATACGTTTCTGCGGGGCACATTAAACCCTTGTTTTACGATGCTTCTAAAAATAGAATCCACGAGTTGCCTGCAGGAGGGCTTCCTCTAGGAATGGATGAAAATTCATTTTTCGAAACAACGATCGAAAGAAGATCCCTTGTTATGGATGCCGGCGATATATTTTTCGAATATACCGATGGATTCGATGAAGCCCGTAGCCCTGACGGAAGTTTCTTCGGAAGAGAGCGGGTCGCAAAGTTGTTGTTAACTCATGGAGGTAAAGATGTTTCGGAAGTGATCGGACAAATGGTTACTGAGGCGGAATTGCATACATCACAAAACTTGAGTAAACCGGGAATGTCCGCTTTGTCAGACGATATTGCAATGATTGCGATCAAAAAGAAATGATTTTG
The nucleotide sequence above comes from Leptospira kobayashii. Encoded proteins:
- a CDS encoding SpoIIE family protein phosphatase, which produces MNKKKILRTILPGIRTKLSFFTAILVISILAVTTAIHYNQQKNALEDKLDAELKTPLEYINSAVLDLENLNRSLVMIEEFKVRVREKKKELSKFKLTVVSKETGFLGSLKALGQSIGLNVKRGNVYRTVDTYFTRYLSEKEIEDFESKVRNELRKETGAPIDPVTYERIRILAEKTAAGRISAEKSRSRIQEIEEELQSIEPELIRDDLDPKKRKLLVSEKEKLVKEQRLNEKAVPEGEKKALYFETLLTKALQNFFRGSYKDRISSLGLMPDKIRIFAYDRVGKETLDTGLLFPQSSGTGKKLLTQENFLKSKKSLFDDKDTIGLVQEKSKPENYEVGGRQYEVVFRPVFRNPNTAERARRIYEIFISEENGFKNYLEEDKKISADIREIAVKLKSRITDLKKSGKIKPGSDSEFRNLAESYRKLIKKREFKFEELQPNNSIFEKTEKKWKEEYLSLQEKGKNTSKEILDWEQKLKTPPKEGEKKFSQEEIQDKIRNLEALAEEVKDSIVRMEVGKDDWTGFKERILNDSFLEIRNAALEDFAFVPFKTGPSGLVRYYKDSEERKINSAKAKLFREWILSGNSETDLPKPRGKISFADSGILVRSRTEAEEMMWELDSTPLLIASQDGSGLVYDLLRKDLLGFNIIVLDRTEGYRQIRNNREESVRYAAIIGVVAILLAYLLAWLFVRKIKTISKKTEEIERGNLDVEFPPAGYDEIGILSESLNDMVHGLKEREEMRGELAAAEEIQKRLLPERLPTGLEDKIELAAFYKAMAGVGGDYYDFIELADGKLAFCIGDVSNHGVGPAIVMALFRAQIRSIFRRGERNLKRILLEVNASLYEDTPDHIFVTFFLGVFDPSSSQVEYVSAGHIKPLFYDASKNRIHELPAGGLPLGMDENSFFETTIERRSLVMDAGDIFFEYTDGFDEARSPDGSFFGRERVAKLLLTHGGKDVSEVIGQMVTEAELHTSQNLSKPGMSALSDDIAMIAIKKK